Part of the Gadus macrocephalus chromosome 22, ASM3116895v1 genome, CGACCCGCAGTCGAGCAGTGAGGCGGTGTTATTGCTGTACTGGCTATAAAACGCTGCGCTGCCCCTGTAGTGTCCCATCACCTCGCTGTAGGTGGGCGGTGGGCTCTCCGTCCGAGTGTTCGCACCGCCGACTCCGGAGGTGAAACTCGGCCCGCGGCCGACATAAATGTCGATGAAGTTCCTGTCGTAGACGGTCCGGTTGGGCGGCGCGCGCACCGAGGCCCGGCTCAGCTCCAGCTGCTGCTCGGGGTCCCGCAGCTTCAGGGTGCAGGGGCCCTTGTAGGGGGGCAGCTCCTCGCCGTCAGACAGGGAGATGGACGGCGGCAGGTTGATGATGTCCTGCTGCAGGTAGGGGTAGGTGGGCTGGAAGCGGCAGAGGTGctggttctgctgctgtgtgtaGGCGGGCGGGTTGCAGACCAGCCGCTCCTGGGTGCCCTGGGGCCCGTACATCACCTGCGTGGGGAAGGGGCGTAAGGGGAGCGGGGGTGAGCGTCGACTACACGCATGTGGGTCAATGGGGAACGCGGCATGGATTGGCTGGACTAAACCGGTTCATTATCAGGGACCTAAAACAATAAAAGTCTCAATGGATACGTTGAGCTTGTCCCACtagggcccaatcccatttctaccccttaccccttcaccttacccctcccccttattttgaaggggaaggggaagaaatgggattgggcctagaTGTTTGTTTCCATATGTGAACCATGATCATGATCAGGGCTATGGGTGTCATATGATCACATAGCATTACGCAATATTCTGCACTGAGACAGCGAGGGTAACTGCACAAGCACTGTGTTAAGCTATGGACGTCCTCACGGCAACGCCGACACACCTGATGCTGGCTGATATTGGACCCTGTGTAGGGGTTCATGGGTGGGGAACTCTCCATAGAGGCAGCGGAGCTGAGCAGTAACCCACCTCTCCTAATCCACTGACGGCAGCAGATTTAGAGATACTTACATATTGAGGATCTATTTTAGTGTGGTTCTTTTATTTTatgacttttttttattttaggacTGTTTCTATTCTCTAGTAAGGTCGGTGTTTCAGGACCCCCTCTGAACAAGCTAACAGAAGGCCTAGCTGCATTTCTAAATAAACCCTTCACCACAGGGGTTCTGTGCTGAGTCACCACACAGCCATCCTGGAAGGAACGAAGAGAGATGGGAGCTAGCAGGGCTGAACGATCCTAGTCTGGGTGAAAAGGCGTACTGCTCACCATTCGGACAAATCAAAGTCATTTCTATCCATCTACCTTCGGGGCATCAGTGCCTCAATGGGCTAGTGACCAACCGACTGATGTAGCttctccagacacacacaaactaaacactGATTGGGTTTAGTGCCTGTACAGGATCAACTGAAGTGCTTTTGTAACCCAAGTTTCTCCATTAGGTGGACTTCTCCCAGGTGACCAGAGAGAGAAGCTCTCAGGTAACATTATGGTAAGCAGACTTTAGATGGAGGAAGTGAGCAGGATGTTTTTAAGGAACAGAGTGACCATGTGCAAATAGATTTGTTTTGAGGGTTATGTTGCTGACATTTTTCCTCCTTGAAACCCTTTATGCAGATTTCCTTAGATTTGTGTTTGAGTTTTTTCTTCCACCTCTGAGATCTATTGGCTGGACTCATGGAAAGACTAAAACAAACTGGATAACATATTGACTTGGACGTACTGAAGTGAAACCCAGGTTTCTAGTTTGAGTTTGACACTGGCCCTTTTCTCATTGGTTTTCGGTGAGCAGTGATGTGATTTTCACCATACACTATTTGAAGACAATACCCtttacatatataatattagCGTTAAATGAATACCCAGTAgaagtgtggagtgtgtgttggaCCCACCAGCTGTGTAGCCTGTTGGCGGTGGCCTTGGTGCCGGGCTCGACTGTGTCGGCTCAGGAAGGCCAGGGCAGAGAGCCGGTAGTGGTTGAGAAGGCAGAtgatcaccaccaccattaccatCATAACCACCAGGATAATTATTATCTGAACAAACTCCAGTTCAgctgcagtcagggggaggggttTGAAGACAGGAAAAGATAAAGATTAGTTTTGGTTGGTATACAGGTCAAGGCATGAACGGCAATTAAAGTGACTAAtcactcacacaaaaaaaatgtgAAGGAGTTGCGGTTAGAACAAACCGCAACACGCTGGGCTACACTGGGACAGACTCAGTGGGGAAGTGTAACGTCAAGGGAGTCCAGACCACATAATGGTGCAGAATTCATTCAATAACAGCATAATCCCCTCCCAGCTGTGCCCCAACCTCAGAGAACCAGGGACTGAGCGCCTCCTGTATACATGGACCCATGCATTGCCCCAGGTGAGAGAGTGTGGGcacccctcatcctccctctccccaagcAGGGCCTTCTCAAGGCCAGTCTATCATCACTACTCCCTAAGGCTAGAGGATTCTCCGCCGAGACCTTGAAGCGACTCTGATACACTGATGTTGTTATTTTTTGATACTATTCAATGTTGGGATGCATTCTTGGATTATATTTGGTGGACTAGAACTGGATTAGTGAGTCAGACTCCAGGTAAAGCTGGAGGCTGATTCACCTCCGGGCTGAAGCAGTCTTGGTGCCCCAGCATGGGCTAGAGAACATTGGACCGTCGGGACATGGGCTAGACTTTAAAGATTGCACTCCTTGGGCTCCATTTCCACTAGTTGTTTGTGGATCCAAATTAATTTGGATGCTTGGGTCAGAGTCACATTCTGACTTAGAGATCAGCGTCAAGAATAAATGAATGCCAGTAGAACACTGAGTCAACCACTTTGGTCTGTTCATCCGGTGGTGCCAGGGAACGTGTGAAGACAATACCCAATCAGATATGTCATTGTCTCTTCTAATTCATTCTGGCTTATCTCTACAGTTGCTATGCGTTGTCCTTTTCTCCAAGCATTTTTTCTACATTAACCAGCCCTCCAGATTTCTATCCATCGGTTCGGTTTGCTCTTTACAGAGGGGGGAAGATGAGCCAGCTCCTGGTGGAACTCCTGGTCCAGAATGCACCACTGCATCTCGTGTTCACCCAACCTCAGTACGCATACCTCCAGATTTAAGTCCTCCACGTTGCCGTTCATCGTTTTCCATCTacaaccacctccatcacacgACTTCTCCGTCCCTACCCTGAGGACCACTGAGGGAGTGGCGTCTGAGGCTGCCACCCTGTGGGTCTCCACAGCCCCCCACGTCCTGAGTGGGGGGCTTGCCTCCAGGTGGGGCTACCTGGCTCTGTTCTATCTGCACATCCCTCCCTGCCTTTAGAAGCCTCTGTACACCCTCTTCTGAGAACATCTCATAGACAAGCTTGTGTTCTTGGTTGTATTTAGATGTGTTCCTATAGCTACTCTGCACTTCTCCAGTAGTTATAGTCTATAATCAACTTTTCCCGACACTGGATACAAGTTAAtaatgtgtgtgctgtgtgctgaACAGAGGGCTTTTGAATTCTAATCCCGGTTGACGTTGAGGATTGTATCGTCCCGGAGGTAACCATCCCCCTGCTATAATGTACCAGGGATCATTCTAACAGGGAGGATCTTTTAATGATTATTTATGATAATGAGTCCCATGTACTACAAAATAAGCATTTGTGTTCATAACAAAATCATCATTCAGAACTCCAGCCTAACTGCTGCTGTTAGCCAATAAGCAATAAGGTGACCTGCAGGATACTGTCTGCACTGTGTGAGTTCAACACGCGCTTTGGTTGAGACCACAAAATACATCAAGACACTACCAAAACGACTTTCATACAATATTACTACCGGTATATTAAAATTGTGTAACACACCCTGAACATGTTTTATTTCTTGAATATTTAATATCGTTGTCATTTTGAGAAACCGTCCTATTGAACCTCAGCTGATCACAAATCAAACTCACTAATGACCATGGTCCTCATCTTCAGGAACCCCTCATGGGTCACTTCCCCATCCAGACCTTTAAAGGCCGTCATGCGGGGGGTACCCCTGATGAGCAGGCTGATGGGGGAGCTGGAAGCTGAGTGAAGTGCAGATGCCAATCAGATAGTCAGGACATGGGGGAGGGGCTTAATATTGGGACCCAAAGGCCACAACCAGCCCCTCCACCGTttaatatatattgatatattgaGATGTATTGAAATATGTATTCTTTAAAACGTACAGATTTATAAATAAACATGTGCATTGTTAAAATGGGAACTGCAATTGTGAAACACATTGATGGTGAAAGTAGCAAAATGCAAATAATGACATTAATATATGCAGCCTGAGAGAAGACAAAACAACTCAGTGGCGAGCAGACGCGCTGAACAACAGCGGGAGATCGAGGCCTTGACCTTCGACATCTGACCCGAGAAAAGGggcgggcggagccagcagCCGTGTTATGAGTCGTCTGGTGCATCAGTAATGCACTTCCTGGCTGGTCtgcagacagccagccagaaGGGAATACAGCTGCTTCCTACGGCCAAATTATAACACGTATTTTGTAACACACGTGTAACATGTAAGATAAACAAAACGATGATGTACGATGCATGTTTACATATGTTGGTAATATTTCTTAGAGCCAAATATCCAGATTGCACAAATGAATGTTTCAATTATATGTGGGGCATTATTGAACCCAAAGGTTTCAGCACAATTAAATGGAGTTTAATCAgtgtttcagtttgtttttgTCGTTCCGAGATAGATATGAAGGTAGTCCCTAGTCTTTTTCCAGTTCTGTCGTCTGGAGGAGACATCAGTAGACTGAACTGAAGCCAAACATGGGGGAGTTCTTACGCACCACATATCATGCACATAATTCTCACTCACTTATCTCCAATGTAATGTTAACGGGGGGAATGCACATTCGCCCAATGCAACGCTATTAGGCTGTAGGCCTATAAACAATATCGCACATAATAATAAAGGTAAATAAAGACTAAGAATTCAGGAAAATAAATCCAGGTTAGCTGGTAGACTGCTGACATGACGGCGTCCTCTCGTTGGATCGGGTATGGATCTCCGTTTGGCTGAATACTTATATTACATCATTGCAAATACGTATTAAACCAAATCGATTCAGGCAAATGGGAAGATAGGCAAATAGCCTACTTCACTGCGCCATCTCTGTAGCCTCCTCATAAAAGGCGAATGAAGGGACTTCTCCGCATGAACCGGGTCCTCAAGAGTCCAGACACACTCACCAGCGAACACTAAACCCAATGTGTGCAGAAACAGAAATAAGAAGGATAGAAACGGACTTACATATATCCATGCCCTGTGGCTGGGTTCCGGTGCAGTTGCAGGAGCAAATAACATTGGATTGGGTGTTCGTGGAGCCACTCGCAGGCGTTCTGTCCTGCATGGGGCGGCTTGGGAGTAACGGGACGCCGGGAGCTCAGCCGCCAGGAGGACCGGCAGGGGGTCCGGCAGCTCGCTGTCAGCGTCGGCCTCTAGCCTCCACTAAACCTCCTCTCACGCCATTTTAGCCTCGTCCCAGTCCCAGTGACCGCTCCGTCGTCAGGCCCCGGGCCACATCCTGCGGTATCGCACCACGGTTTCTCCTCTGCGCTCCGCACGGGTTCATTCACAATGATCTCCCGGAGCAGGACGTGCTGAtagattagtgtgtgtgcgtgtgtgtgcgtgtgtgtgtgcatgtatacgtgtgtgtgtgcgtgtgcgtgtgtgtgtgtgtgtgtgtgtgtgtgtgtgtgtgtgtgtgtgtgtgtgtgtgtgtgcgcgtgtgcgtgtgtgtgtgtgtgtgtgtgtgtgtgtgtgtgtgtgtgtgtgtgtgtgtgtgtgtgtatgtatgtgtgtgtgtgtgtgtgtgtgtgtgtgtgtgagtgagtgagtgtgtgtgttgccctgCCACCCTGCCACCCTTCCCCCAGCGCTTCCTCCCGTCTCGCCTAAAACGGGGAGCGGCTGCAGCCACGCAGTGAGGGgggcgggacgggacgggacggggattggggcgggacgggacggggggggggggcggaaggCTAGACTGGCGCGCAGACGGTGCGTCGCGGCGTCGGATTACAGCGGCGGCCATGAGCCATTAAGGAGGCACGCAGACCTCTGTACGCGGCCCCCCGAACACCAACTACACGGACTGCAATGGAGTCTATGAAGAGGTTCAGTAAGTGCAATACGATGCAAGGTTTATATTTCATATGTTTGGTCCTTGTGACAATGATGTAAATGCTTCCAATACTatccattttacatttaaataaactATATCCTCAATTAAAGCTGTCTATTTTTCTTGGAGCATTAAATTAATTTGATTGCAATCTCATTACCTAAATGACGGAATGATTCGTCCTAAAAGTGCCTGAGAGGAAATACCGTCTCCCTGATCTGGGAGCCGACCTGTTCATAATGAGCTGGGTCGTTTGCACTCATGTTACTCATGTTAGTGGGTTCTCTTCTCAGGACAGGACGTCTATAGGTGCCGATTCATGCTGCTGCGGGTGGGGGCTCAAACAGTCGATGCACCCCTCACGATAAACCGTCCACGAAACCGCAGCCACAGGACTTGCTGCTTTGGGCATCAGGGCTTGGAAGATTAGTCAAACGCACGCATTTCAGCACCATAGGAAATGAACAGCGACACACGCAcaagtacacgcacacacacaatatctaaAAGGGAATGGAGGTCAAAGGTTTAACTTAAGATACACACAACTACGCGTAAAGAAAGTACCTAATAATCTATGCACCGAGACGATTTCATGAAAGGCTCACTTGCACCTAAATCATATTGACAAAGTGCACATccaacactggttttttataaAGAAAAAGTCTTTAATAACATTGAAAGGAGTCAGATAATACGGTggtaatatattttttcttttaataaaaaatacatttgtgttctCGTTTGTTGCTTTTGCAGCGTTCACCACCATCTTGCCAATGGTTCGCAAGGCATTCTGGGAGATTTCTCATAACACTTGGTCTTGAGTGTGCCTACCTGTGTTTGGAGAGCCATTGTAGCCCTACCACTTCGCCTCAGCCCTTTATCTCAACAAGGATCAGGACTCCCTGTCACCTCAGCACTAAGTGGTAGGGGCAAGGGCTGCATTGGGATTGGGCCaatataaacatgaatgcagcTTGCGCTGTGTGGAATGTGAAATGCCAAGTTGTTGGCCTGCGATCTGTCTGCTGTGAATAGCCTCATGGAAGTGATATTAGACTATTTTGTATAAACAAACGAATCATGTTGAAGCAGGTTATTTGGCATTCTATTAGGCAGGGACGGATTTATATTCTGTTAACTGAGGCTGCTGGTGCAAGATGTTATGGCCAAGCCATGTTAGTAATAGTAAGTAATGTTGGTAATTAGTTAGTAATGAAGTCACAACGTTAACAtaacttttctttattttaatgTTATATTTTAAACAGGAGTGGCATAAAGTAATGTTGCAGTATAACATTATATAACCTTATATAACTTATGCCTATCAAATATTAGAGATActcctataataataatagtagtaataaaGAATATACTCAAACCAAATGTGCTTAGGCAGGTTATACATAAAACAGAGAGGGGCACAAATGAaatcataaataataatttcaaCAAATGGCCTATGCATCCAGTTGCGTCCAGAGGCGTTTTTGTATGCGCCTGTTGATATCGCAAACAAACCTCCAGGTTCAAGGTTCTAGACTAAAACACGCTTGTGAAATGGTCGGCCCATTTCTTATCTTTGTTGTGAATCCGTCCCTGACAGCATGTGCTTGATGGCGTGCTGAAGATCTAGTTGGGTCTGTGAGCCTGTGCAAGGAACACCAGTATCCACGAGCTACCAGAGTGAAAAAAGATGaacaaatatacagtata contains:
- the LOC132451295 gene encoding protein TMEPAI-like: MQDRTPASGSTNTQSNVICSCNCTGTQPQGMDISELEFVQIIIILVVMMVMVVVIICLLNHYRLSALAFLSRHSRARHQGHRQQATQLVMYGPQGTQERLVCNPPAYTQQQNQHLCRFQPTYPYLQQDIINLPPSISLSDGEELPPYKGPCTLKLRDPEQQLELSRASVRAPPNRTVYDRNFIDIYVGRGPSFTSGVGGANTRTESPPPTYSEVMGHYRGSAAFYSQYSNNTASLLDCGSDSGSLWLERQAGRRESESTAAPSGGESKRKRQGGGEAEVRKVP